Part of the Janibacter endophyticus genome is shown below.
CTCGCTCGCCCTCGTCCTCGGTACCGCGGGTCTGCCGCACGTGCTCCAGCGCTTCTATACCGTCCCGACGAGCCGTCAGGCCCGCAAGTCGGTGGAGTGGGCGATCTGGCTCATCGGTGGCTTCTACCTGCTGACGCTCGTCATCGGCTACGGCGCCGGCGCCCTCGTCGGCCCGGAGCGGATCGCGGCGGCACCGGGCAAGGCCAACGCCGCGGCACCGCTGCTCGCCTACGAGCTCGGTGGCTCGCCACTGCTCGGCATCGTCTCCGGCATCGCCTTCGCGACGATCCTCGCGGTGGTCGCCGGCCTGACGATCACGACGAGCGCGACCTTCGCCCACGACCTTTACAACCAGGTCTTCAAGCGAGGTCAGGCCACGCCGGAGCAGGAGGTCAAGGTTGCCAAGTACGCCGCGCTCGGCGGTGGTGTCATCGCGATCTTCGGCGGCATGCTCGCCAAGGACCAGAACATCGCCTTCCTCGTGGCGCTGGCCTTCGCGGTCGCTGCCTCGGCGAACCTCCCGACGATCCTCTACAGCCTCTTCTGGAAGCGCTTCAACACCCGGGGTGCGCTGTGGTCGATCTACGGCGGTCTCATCTCCGCGATCGGTCTGATCTTCTTCAGCCCGGTGGTCTCCGGCAAGCCCGTGGACCCGCTGACCGGCAAGAGCCCGTCGATGCTGCAGAACGTCGACTTCCACTGGTTCCCGCTCGACAACCCGGGCCTCGTCTCGATCCCGCTGGGCTTCCTGCTCGGCTTCATCGGCACGGTGACGAGCAAGGAGTTCAACCGCGCGAAGTACGCCGAGATGGAGGTCCGCAGCCTCACCGGTCACGGTGTGGCCGAGGCCCTCGAGCACTGATCACCTCGGGTACGGGCGAAGGGGGGAGAGCCGCCGGCTCTCCCCCCTCGTCGTGCTCAGGCGTTGGCCGGCTCTGCGGTGCCGGCTCCCCGCCGGCGGATGACCGGGTCGCCGGTGCGTTCCCCGGCGGGGAGCTCGTCGGCCCCGAGGATCGTGAAGCCGCTGTCGGCGAGGAGGTCGAGGTCGTCCTGCGCCGACTGCCCCTCCGAGGTGAGGTAGTCGCCGAGGAAGATCGAGCTCGCGAGGTGCAGCGCGACCGCCTGGAGGCTGCGCAGGTGCATCTCGCGCCCGGCGGCGATCCGCACCTCGGTGGCGGGCGCGACGACCCTGGCGGCGGCGAGGATCTTGAGGCAGCGCAGCGGGGTGAGTTCCCACGTCTGCTGCTTCGGGGTGCCGTCGAAGGGCATGAGGAAGTTCACCGGGATCGAGTCGGACCCCATGTCCCGCAAGGCCGTCAACGCCTCGACCAGCTGCTCGTCGCTCTCGCCGAGCCCGGCGATGAGGCCGCTGCACGCCGACAGCCCGGCGCCCTGCGCCTTCGCGACCGTGCGCACGCGGTCCTCGTAGGTGTGCGTCGAGACGATCGTGTCGTGGTGCGACTCGGCGGTGTTGATGTTGTGGTTGTAGGCGTCGACACCCGCCGCGCGGAGCCGCTCGGCCTGCCCGTCCTTGAGCAGGCCGAGGCAGGCGCAGACCTCGACGTCGGGGTTCTCGTCCTTGATCGCCCCGACCATGTCGGCGACGCGGTCGATGTCGCGGTCGGTCGGGCCGCGGCCGCTGGCGACCATGCACACCCGGGTGGCGCCGCCGCGCAGCCCGGCCTCGGCCTGGGCCAGTGCCTCGTCCTT
Proteins encoded:
- a CDS encoding solute symporter family protein, with amino-acid sequence MSLLPALTPVAADQVGSPVLNIGIFAVFVLVTLGIVIKVAGGKKTAGQMYTGGSSFSGRQNGIAIAGDYLSAASFLGIAGAIALQGYDGFLYSIGFLVAWLVALLLVAELMRNTGRFTMADVLSYRLRQRPVRMAAATSVLAVSFFYLLAQMAGAGGLVSLLLGVDGAMAQNIVIAIVGVVMIAYVMIGGMKGTTWVQIIKAILLIAATAVMTFWVLGKYGLNLSSLMQAAIDNNPKAGEKLLEPGLKYGVNMTTKIDFISLSLALVLGTAGLPHVLQRFYTVPTSRQARKSVEWAIWLIGGFYLLTLVIGYGAGALVGPERIAAAPGKANAAAPLLAYELGGSPLLGIVSGIAFATILAVVAGLTITTSATFAHDLYNQVFKRGQATPEQEVKVAKYAALGGGVIAIFGGMLAKDQNIAFLVALAFAVAASANLPTILYSLFWKRFNTRGALWSIYGGLISAIGLIFFSPVVSGKPVDPLTGKSPSMLQNVDFHWFPLDNPGLVSIPLGFLLGFIGTVTSKEFNRAKYAEMEVRSLTGHGVAEALEH
- the bioB gene encoding biotin synthase BioB, encoding MTTTYDEIVERILAGGQASTDEVLTVLRTPDEEVMDLVAAVSRVRRAHFGMTVKVNYLVNLKSGLCPEDCGYCSQALGSTSEILRYTWLGKDEALAQAEAGLRGGATRVCMVASGRGPTDRDIDRVADMVGAIKDENPDVEVCACLGLLKDGQAERLRAAGVDAYNHNINTAESHHDTIVSTHTYEDRVRTVAKAQGAGLSACSGLIAGLGESDEQLVEALTALRDMGSDSIPVNFLMPFDGTPKQQTWELTPLRCLKILAAARVVAPATEVRIAAGREMHLRSLQAVALHLASSIFLGDYLTSEGQSAQDDLDLLADSGFTILGADELPAGERTGDPVIRRRGAGTAEPANA